One genomic region from Pecten maximus chromosome 5, xPecMax1.1, whole genome shotgun sequence encodes:
- the LOC117327329 gene encoding uncharacterized protein LOC117327329: MRVVVLISLVGLALSAPVLEENEAEAKTIVKRSEEQIGFGNQQNNPQVKKKSDPSMLEDKVGSVVAERPQEIIPVVHDVDSQEPVSDNNEAKVEEELNAIIKEGQMAEQVAAEEAGENLPVAEGEQESSDNSDSNVERNNDAEDEENEQEVVVPEEAVPAMADTEEPQQEDVALSNNISPEENEAIKELMQENMVSSQPEDDDTPEQFEDVVGAPEEGAAQENDAQHSLEMLDENPFEAYRMFKTYQNALSSYPTYYPDAYRGYLNGRRRRESSTLLSRLRNSEIKRNHRIKRELPYGDSSLFPYFYPEREDDQEDSLYRVIPDQEILDNDPYTLFPEEALDEELAAEEDLPYTDGDEEEYGTPIMYGGKMGYFTPSKRQDMLSFVPGNKRDTYFYPFSKEPETHYKAFVPEKRSYLESYEDLVRLARALAMEPQDREQYQQGYEWE; this comes from the exons ATGCGCGTGGTGGTACTAATTTCCCTTGTCGGATTGGCACTGAGTGCGCCGGTGCTGGAAGAAAATGAAGCCGAAGCGAAAACAATCG tgaaAAGATCTGAAGAGCAAATTGGCTTTGGTAACCAACAAAACAACCCTCAAGTTAAAAAGAAGAGTGATCCATCCATGCTTGAAGATAAAGTTGGATCCGTTGTTGCTGAGAGGCCACAAGAAATAATCCCAGTGGTCCATGACGTCGACAGTCAGGAGCCAGTTTCAGATAATAACGAGGCCAAAGTAGAAGAAGAATTGAATGCTATCATAAAGGAGGGACAAATGGCAGAGCAAGTGGCAGCCGAGGAGGCAGGGGAAAATTTACCAGTCGCTGAGGGCGAACAAGAATCGTCTGATAATTCTGATTCCAACGTGGAACGCAATAATGATGCTGAAGATGAGGAAAACGAACAAGAGGTTGTTGTGCCCGAAGAGGCAGTACCCGCAATGGCAGACACTGAGGAACCTCAACAGGAAGATGTTGCTTTGAGTAACAATATTTCTCCGGAGGAAAATGAGGCAATCAAGGAACTAATGCAGGAAAACATGGTCAGTTCGCAACCAGAAGACGACGACACACCGGAACAATTTGAGGATGTTGTAGGTGCACCAGAAGAGGGCGCTGCACAGGAGAATGATGCCCAGCACTCACTGGAAATGCTAG ATGAAAACCCCTTCGAAGCGTATCGCATGTTTAAGACCTACCAGAATGCCTTGTCCAGCTATCCTACATATTACCCGGACGCCTACAGAGGATATCTGAATGGACGCAGGAGAAGGGAATCCAGTACATTGTTGTCACGCCTGCGGAACAGTGAAATTAAGAGAAACCACCGCATCAAACGTGAATTGCCATACGGCGACAGCAGTCTATTTCCGTATTTCTACCCAGAACGAGAAGATGACCAAGAGGATTCTCTATATAGAGTAATCCCAGACCAGGAAATACTCGACAACGACCCTTACACATTGTTTCCTGAGGAAGCTTTGGACGAGGAATTAGCAGCAGAAGAAGACTTGCCTTATACAGATGGGGACGAAGAAGAATATGGAACACCCATTATGTATGGTGGAAAAATGGGATATTTCACGCCATCGAAGCGTCAGGACATGCTTAGTTTTGTCCCTGGAAATAAAAGGGATACATACTTTTATCCCTTCTCTAAGGAGCCAGAAACACACTACAAGGCGTTCGTGCCAGAGAAGCGGAGTTACCTTGAGAGCTATGAAGACCTTGTTCGACTGGCGAGAGCTTTGGCTATGGAGCCGCAGGACAGAGAACAATATCAACAG